CATGAAAAGATGATTGTGTTGCAATACGTATTATACTCGGAGGACTCCACCGGCTCGAACATTACTCATTGTATCATTGATATTTATTATAGATGACTCCTTATATCAAtcgccggtgtaacattaaatattgaccccttTGAAAATTGACcttattgatcaaaatttaatgttgaaatgttggcggggttaattctcaacgttgaaaaggaACCTTTTGATCATAATTCAATGTTGACTCGGTCAATTCTCAACGATGAAAAGGGATCTTTTGATtcaatgttgaaatgttgacggggtcactTCTCAATGTTCTAAAAGGACCCATTTGGTCTATTTTAaacggggtcagtatttaatgtgtACACCGGCCCATAATTTGTGTTATATGACTAATCTATGTTCAATATATGAATACTGGGCTAATaagtaaaacaaacattaaagataaatcgtgaaaataatttctgatgttatataaaaaaaaacacttactgaatggcttctGGCtttgggcaatagttttgactattaaccgataagccattcaataagtgaaTACTACAGACAATTTGTAGTAAGGAAATCATGATACTAATATCACTTATCCAAACTCTATGATATGGTTCAGGTAACAGTATACGTGgtctttgtttatttctttatacaaTATGAAGTACTTGTAATTAGTTTAACCAATCATAATTGAAATCAGAATATTAGTAAAACAGCTTTGATCAAGATAGGATAATGTATTTTAGTATACTTTATGAATTATCTATCATAATGTTGCAGTGTGTAGGCTACACCATATCTGTCTTCCAGATCAGTGTTAGGGAGACCAGAGGAGTACTTCAAGTTTTAATTCATGTCTTCAAGGCTGGGGCCAGGAAGACACAAAGGAACGTAGATACTAGTGAAACACAAAATACCAAAGACAAACCCTTGTCCTGGCCATAGCTTTTCAGTCGTTCTTATTTCTAAGCTTTATGtttttgattttgagtttcacTAACACTTTTCAGCTCCCTTTGTAACATTCCAGATTTTCAGATTCAATGATGGAGGTAGAACTCTTGTTCCATTCCGCACATTGTTTCAAGCAAACAGAGTATCTGAGCTgagcaacaaaaaacaacatttctttttaGCTACCTAATATAAAAGAATTTTGCATCCAAAACAATGAGAGACAAGtgagaaaaaaaaggaaataatatcGTAAACAGGGCAACAAAGTTATTGCAAAGAAATAAATAGGCGACAGGGACGCTGCCTATCAAACCGCCATCACATAGCGGTTTATGTAAGGACATGTACatgatatatacataatatacatagaCAAGGTAAAAGATATCACAACAATGATGAgaccaatataaaaaaaatggcaaaacaaTTGTAGAGAATCTCACTCTTCATGCCCATCATATTCCGAAGTTATTGGACTGTGTAccaataaatgtacaaatttatttttaattacacTAATGTACAGCATTAAGGACCATTCGGGCTTTTCCTGATCTTGGAGATAGGACAGTGTCCATCCTAAAAAACTTGATACATGTATACTTAAAAGAAAGATTGGACAATGTTATAGCAAAAAAATCATAATACGCCATGTTATCTTGACTTTGAATGCAAGACGACGAAGTTTATCTGCTTTATACCACAATGCTGTAAGTTCGATTGAAAAACATTGGAATATGGGTTAGAAAATCGGTCGGACTGATAGAGTGATTATATATGTCTTTTTTAAGACATAAACGTGTGATGACACTACAAACAGGTGAAAATGCAAAACAACAGAGAAATTGATAACGAatcaataatttaagaaatatttacaacaCACTTTGATTCTTCTGTTTGAGCAATATACATGTTTGTGAAGTCAAACAAATGTCACTATCTAGAACATTtggcactttttgaaaaaaatgttttaacgtAAGGAACAATCCTTTGATCAGTATTATACAAAGGAGAGAACATTGGTCTGTTGTCTTGGAGCGAACACAGTAGGTCTTGCAGGCAGTGGAGCTATGGAATGTACAGTAATGAGACCTTTCTTCGTTTTCTTTTTCGTAAATATGCATTTGATAAGCCAAACCGTTGCTAAGATACCAAGCACGAATGCAGCCCCGCCTACAGCACTTGCCGCCATTAAAGGAATGCTGATTTCTGTCTCTGAAAAATAGTTTtggaagatatttttaaaaagtatgaaACTTTATGTAATGAGGTCTTAAATAATTAGATATCTTTCTTATGAATTTATTCaactttaaagaagaaaaaagcaGCGATTCGGGAATTTTCTAAGAGACCCTTTCCCCGAAATTCTTTATGTTTTTGGCTTTTAATATAGATCAAATGatgtattcaaaaataacaaaatatagaaaCACATGAGTTTCTTGATATACAATGTACACGTAATGTAAGGAGCACAActcattgaaaatgtttatatgttaacataattattaattGTAAACTTTTAATGATaatgaaatgaaacaatattCATTCTCGTTGATGAAAGAAACTGCTATATTGAAAGATATTCTATCAAAGAtatcaaactatttttttctgGACCAAGATTGCAAATCGTAACAAATTCTTATTTATTGGTCACTTTTACTGACTTACTTGTGACAATGTCAGTTTTTACAGACTGAACGGCAGCCGCTGTTGTTGTAGAGGCTGGTGGAGATGTTGTGGTGGTGAAGTTAACAAAGTTTTCTgtgaatttgataataaaaccATATCTATTAAATGAATTATCCGAGAAGAACGTGACCAGCACGCTGTCTGCGGATGACGTATACACAGTGGACGTGGCGTCTGCGCTTGTCCTGGCGGAGCAATCTGTCAACAACTCCTGGTTCTCGCAGATGTAGCTACCTACAAATTGAATTACAACTGAATTATATCAGGAAGTCAAACGTCCAATTACAATTGTTTAACACGAACAAGTAACAATAAGTTTAGATATTGTTATTGAACTTGGAACACTTGTAAAATTAGTTCGCGTACCACGTTACATCCTAGAATACATAGAGCAGATCACACGTTGTTTTAAACATCATTTGCaccatatatttaataattaatataaaGTCTTAAAAATCGGTCATGACTCAAAAGAGAAAATATTGTATAATCCGGGGCTAGtgggcgtggacgatagcatgcatttccactaccgtacatgaacaggctcagtcaaaccgagcctgcaacatttttgtttttgtcgtgttgagcgacctgtggagtttccactttttctattttatttattcaacattATAAAAAAGAACTTACCATCATAAATAACAAGTTTATCGTATGCACAGTTTGAGTCTGCCTCAACATCACTCCAGATAACTTGAAAATCTATCGTTGATAATGAAGTGGAGGCAGTTATCAACCAGCGGCATGAACTGTCACTGGAagaattaaacaattattttgacaataaattcaAACGCTTGTGCAACTATGTTGTGTCAAGTGCAGATATATAGACAAAGAATTTGTATTTGCTCTTTGCAAGCGAAGCAGCGtaaaaaaaaacgagtatgttTTAATAAGatgcattttatatattaacTTTAAGATAACTGGAAGTTTTCCCTATACATGAATTAGTAATAAAACAGTATCATTGTCATATTTGTATATTGGTATATTATTACATCTCTAAACTTTAGCAAGAAGATAAAGACCGAGATGTAGAGAACATACCTAGAATATAATGCTGGAAAACCTTGTGACGTTAGGTACTGCGGTGTTGTTGAGGCGGATAGTGTGTATTGGGAGGAACAACCAGTTCCGGCTGAAAAACAAGTGTAAAAGGACTACTTTTATGATTTTGTATTAATGTTTACGATTTATTTTAGATTTCACTACATTATGAGTCGGTTCAATAATTTGACACCAGATCGCAAAGATAAAATCCAGACCATTACACACAGGATCTTCGCcgttttattgtgttttattggAAATATCTTGGTAAGTCAACTGTTTTGAACAATTAGATTATCAAATACAATCTTACTTTCGCGAAATACACTAGAACGGGGAAGAATATTAATTGTTAATACATGAAACTTCTTTCAACTAATAAACGTAGAActaaattttccacttttttttaaacaaacatcttagttttatatgaaacatttgtattttaagtATCCTACGTGCTAATATTAAGAACGCTACTTGTCCGATGAAATAATTTTCCATCGtcatccaaaacaaacaaatattctctgtATGATTATTGCAAAtgtttaaaatctacattgaataAATAACGACTTCGACTTGTGTCGTCAGGAAAATGACACTTCAAAAGATATTTATGTTAGATTTGTGCtcatttttgcattttgcatCAGCAGCATGGAATTAAGGCCCGACTCTAAAACAAAATACAGACAAATGACAAGTAAACGTCATATTCGCCGTTTCTTACATGTGTCTGCAGCTGTGAGATATGTCATCTCGAACCCAGCACCAGCTGTTGCAGAATCCGAGGTAAACTCCACGAGGACATATCTATCGGTAGAGACATATTCATTACTCTTTAGTGTTGTCCCACACAAATTCTGATGTAAGGTGGCATCCGACGTACTTGAACCTATGTCCAAtggtaattataataattattcagTCGTGACCAACAGTGACACAAAAACACGTTGCAAATATTGTTAGCTTTTGTTTTACGTGTTACCTTAGTACATAAgtacttgatttattttttccTTATAATTGTTATAATAGTTTAGGAAACATTCGATACCTATATTGATTTCTGTCTTTATGTCAATTCTGATATAAAACTCTAATCGTAGCCATAAGCTGCTTTCTGAAGCACTGAGTTCTAAAATAgtcatttttacttttaatgtTAAAACGTTACCCTGGAAATATTACCATCGTAAATGTTAACAAAGTCCCCGAATGAACAGTCCATGTCGAGGTTATCTGAATACAAGATGATAGATTGACCAGCAACCCCAGAGTCTATTAACCATTGGCAACTCAAATCactgaaattgtaaaaacataCTCTGTTTCAAGCGCATTGTTTGCTTTTTCTTTCTGTTAAtctctatatatttatttgttcaaTGTCCTtctgaattttttatttcattattttatttcgtTCGCTGTATGTCCGAGTTATATATTCATGTATAGTCTTATCgataagttataaaaataaagaaaaataacaatataacaaaactgaactgaaattGAATGATTGTTGacaagaaacacaaaaaaaaaaagtaactacATCTTCAAAACAGATATCTTACTGACGTGCTATGAAAAACATATTGGTATGTAGATTTTGGAACACGTTAACATAACAAAATTCTGTCATTGAATTGTAGCAATATTGTTGAGTAATACATCTCTTACTACAAGTACTGTATACTGTTGAGAGTCCCGGTGATTGATGAGTAGTGATTCTCTTACTTTTCGTATGCTATACAACAACGTATTGTTATGTAGATTTCGGAACACTGTTACATAACAAAAATCTGTCATGGAATTATTGCAAAAGTAATGAACCTTTTATTTTTGTATAGTGTATATACTTTGTATCTGATGTAGAGTATACAAGCAATATTGTTTAATAATAAAACTCTTACTTTGCATATGATGTAGGGTATCCGGGCGATTCAAATTTTGCGGGAGCTTCACTAGCGTAGACTGTGGAAGGTGAACCGTTGCACTGACAGAATGCTACGTAAATAGAAACAAAGTTACTTTCAATGTACTAGAAACCTTTATTAAATGACTATGCCGAAATCattacaaacagaaaaaaatcaattttaactttgtcaaaatgtctaCTATTTTCAGCAAAACTGAATAGATATTTTGCATCATAAAAACATGTCGGCGAACAGAACCTTTGCATAAGTGTTTTACtaagtaaagtaaaatatgtgaATGCTTTGAGGTGTCCTTGATAGCATATGTCTCAGCCCAAAGTAAAAGGATAACAGACTAGGTTCGTGAGAGTAAATGAAATGTGCATCACCCCTCATTTAGGCCTAGTTGCGGCTTAAAAGGAtttgtttattgttgttttttgtttgtgttttttttttcaagtagagTTCTGTTTGAATTGAATCCATGCTCCCAATGCACTAAAACTGAACCAAGGTTTATTTTAAATCAACATATAATATCAGGTCGTTAGGCATTTGCTATGTCACTGTTACCTTGCTTAAAAGTTGAAGCACGTTTTTCTTtccttttgatatttttaaatgactGTCTGaagtggaaaatatttttatgcgaaaaattatttttctttcacttgAAATTTATAACCATACACCTATTGTTTACATCATCTCGACAATGTTTCAATTAAACAAGTTCTTCTTCCTTAACGTCAGTATTCCCTAATCTTTATCCGCAACAAAAATACAGTGTATTTGAATAGAGGCGTTTTGTATATTTAAATACAAGTATAATATGGAGTGTTTAAATTTCAGGCagatattttaaaaggaaataaaatagcCATTATTAAATTATAATGTTTCATTAAAAGCACTTCAAACGTATCAGAAATTAGCAGTTGTAAATCAATCAAGTTAAAATCAAACATGCTTATatgttacatttgaaatttaccCATTTAAGAAACTTaagatttaaaatttaattgcCTTTAAAATCATGCATATTTGATCGCGGCCTCCATAACCAGTACATATTAAAACGTACAAATATTCCGAATTCcttcattttcttttacattttagtgAAAAAAGATGCTTTGAAATCGGTAAGGCAGTATTATTGTTACACCCCATTTACGGTTAAACGACGTGAGTAAAAAATCATAAAGAATTCCGGTTATTTTTCTTGTACCTCTTACTGAGTATGTTGTTCTGCTCTTTCTGAATATGTTTAGCATGTGATATATCATGCaattaacaaaaatcatttaGTGTTTCTATAAAGTGTCACAGTAGCGGCCAAATGCGTTTTCTGTCCTTTAAATGTGAATAAAGGCTACGTTCAGCAGACTTTTCTAAACAAATATTACTGTTACAGTACCAGTTTACAGTTTAAGGCAGATTGTTTATTTAGTCTAAAATCACGCCTAGCCCCATGCTTAGATTTAGCGTCGTTAACCAAAAGTCCTCCGCAATATAACTGccgaactcgtgcatatttctcgatacgaATCTAATAAACTTTCAATACACAGGACAAAGACAAATACATAGTATAGACAATTTATTTTATGGAGCTGAAGACCCATAAACTTTTAATATCCATGTGAAGGTCTTGATATAGAATGTACGCTTAAATCCAATGATTTATAAGAAAATTCGACACTCTGTAAAACTCCTCTCTGTTTCAAACAAC
This window of the Mercenaria mercenaria strain notata chromosome 5, MADL_Memer_1, whole genome shotgun sequence genome carries:
- the LOC123556877 gene encoding embryonic protein UVS.2-like isoform X2; this translates as MDCAGSAKLIHVWIFFFNIFQRAFCQCNGSPSTVYASEAPAKFESPGYPTSYANDLSCQWLIDSGVAGQSIILYSDNLDMDCSFGDFVNIYDGSSTSDATLHQNLCGTTLKSNEYVSTDRYVLVEFTSDSATAGAGFEMTYLTAADTSGTGCSSQYTLSASTTPQYLTSQGFPALYSSDSSCRWLITASTSLSTIDFQVIWSDVEADSNCAYDKLVIYDGSYICENQELLTDCSARTSADATSTVYTSSADSVLVTFFSDNSFNRYGFIIKFTENFVNFTTTTSPPASTTTAAAVQSVKTDIVTKTEISIPLMAASAVGGAAFVLGILATVWLIKCIFTKKKTKKGLITVHSIAPLPARPTVFAPRQQTNVLSFV
- the LOC123556877 gene encoding neuropilin-1-like isoform X1, with protein sequence MTFQEVIEYGYILSFKSLAWMIWHLLLELNIGNHLMTLYVFLAKLEFILDTNKDVGKMDCAGSAKLIHVWIFFFNIFQRAFCQCNGSPSTVYASEAPAKFESPGYPTSYANDLSCQWLIDSGVAGQSIILYSDNLDMDCSFGDFVNIYDGSSTSDATLHQNLCGTTLKSNEYVSTDRYVLVEFTSDSATAGAGFEMTYLTAADTSGTGCSSQYTLSASTTPQYLTSQGFPALYSSDSSCRWLITASTSLSTIDFQVIWSDVEADSNCAYDKLVIYDGSYICENQELLTDCSARTSADATSTVYTSSADSVLVTFFSDNSFNRYGFIIKFTENFVNFTTTTSPPASTTTAAAVQSVKTDIVTKTEISIPLMAASAVGGAAFVLGILATVWLIKCIFTKKKTKKGLITVHSIAPLPARPTVFAPRQQTNVLSFV